Proteins co-encoded in one Coriobacterium glomerans PW2 genomic window:
- the arcC gene encoding carbamate kinase — translation MSRSYGRRERIVVALGGNALGETPEEQMARVRAAAPTLLELILQGNEIIITHGNGPQVGMIQNAFATATDPKVPPMDLPECGAMSQGYIGYQLQQAIGVALHKAYKRWHVATVITQIEVDPDDPSFQHPSKPIGPFLTKEVADAQRADHPEMVFIEDSGRGWRRVVASPEPKKIVEADSILHLLDNSFIVIACGGGGIPVVRDYADKGAYKGVAAVIDKDMGGELLAEDCDADVLFLLTAVEHVAVNFGQPNQIDLKDVSADEAEIMADEGQFGKGSMEPKVRSAIKFARSRKGRTCIIGALDKAPETIAGLSGTRVHG, via the coding sequence ATGTCACGATCATATGGGAGGCGCGAGCGCATCGTCGTCGCACTCGGGGGAAACGCGCTCGGTGAGACGCCGGAGGAGCAGATGGCGCGCGTGCGCGCTGCAGCGCCGACGCTTCTCGAACTCATCTTGCAGGGCAATGAGATCATCATCACCCATGGGAACGGCCCGCAGGTCGGCATGATTCAGAATGCGTTCGCCACCGCGACCGATCCGAAGGTCCCGCCGATGGATCTGCCGGAGTGCGGTGCCATGAGTCAGGGCTACATCGGCTACCAGCTCCAGCAGGCGATCGGGGTGGCGCTGCACAAGGCCTACAAGCGCTGGCACGTGGCGACCGTCATCACCCAGATCGAGGTGGATCCGGACGATCCGAGCTTTCAGCATCCCTCCAAGCCGATCGGACCGTTTCTCACGAAAGAGGTCGCCGATGCGCAGCGCGCCGATCATCCGGAAATGGTCTTCATCGAAGACTCAGGTCGCGGCTGGCGTCGCGTCGTCGCGAGTCCCGAGCCCAAGAAGATCGTCGAGGCCGATTCGATTCTGCATCTGCTCGACAATTCGTTCATCGTCATCGCCTGCGGTGGCGGCGGGATCCCGGTCGTGCGCGATTACGCCGACAAGGGCGCCTACAAGGGCGTGGCAGCGGTCATCGACAAGGACATGGGCGGCGAGCTGCTCGCCGAGGACTGCGACGCGGACGTTTTGTTCCTGCTCACGGCAGTCGAGCACGTGGCTGTGAACTTCGGGCAACCCAACCAGATCGATCTGAAGGATGTCTCGGCTGATGAGGCCGAGATAATGGCCGACGAGGGCCAGTTCGGCAAAGGTTCCATGGAACCCAAGGTCCGATCGGCGATCAAGTTCGCTCGCTCGCGCAAGGGGCGCACCTGCATCATCGGCGCGCTCGACAAGGCACCCGAGACGATCGCGGGTCTGTCGGGCACCCGCGTGCACGGCTGA
- the allD gene encoding ureidoglycolate dehydrogenase translates to MLLAREELKELMKNKFMAAGLHADDADKTAEVLTWASERGLHSHGEVRVEYYSERISKGGITVDPNWTWEQTGPCSGMLDGDNGCGYPFAIKGLEYAMDLAKENGIGIVGVRRVSHTGALGYYTEMAAKNDLCLLTMCQSDPMVIPFGGAEPFYGTNPIAFGAPTADERFVNFDMATTVQAWGKILDARSAGRSIPDTWAVDKDGCPVTDPHKVNALVAIAGPKGYGLMMVVDILSGVLLGVPAGKHVSSMYHDLSEGRNLGHIHICIDPSRFCGLQEFKTHMSEVLDELGAVKPGPGSDKVYYPGERALLRKAKADAAGGIEVVDDIYEYLKSDKLYINSWDHKNRFAE, encoded by the coding sequence ATGCTGCTCGCACGAGAAGAACTGAAGGAACTGATGAAGAACAAGTTCATGGCGGCCGGCCTGCACGCAGATGATGCCGACAAGACCGCGGAGGTGCTCACGTGGGCTTCCGAGCGCGGTCTGCACAGCCACGGCGAGGTGCGTGTCGAGTACTATAGCGAGCGCATCTCCAAAGGCGGCATCACCGTCGATCCCAACTGGACCTGGGAGCAGACCGGGCCGTGCTCGGGCATGCTCGACGGCGACAACGGCTGCGGATACCCTTTCGCCATCAAGGGACTCGAGTACGCCATGGATCTGGCCAAGGAGAACGGCATCGGCATCGTCGGCGTCCGGCGCGTGTCTCACACCGGTGCGCTTGGCTACTATACCGAGATGGCCGCGAAAAACGATCTGTGCCTGCTCACGATGTGCCAGTCCGATCCCATGGTCATACCCTTTGGCGGCGCCGAGCCGTTCTACGGTACGAACCCCATCGCCTTCGGCGCGCCGACCGCAGATGAGCGTTTCGTCAACTTCGACATGGCGACCACCGTGCAGGCGTGGGGCAAGATCCTCGATGCCAGAAGCGCGGGACGCTCGATACCCGACACATGGGCCGTCGACAAGGATGGCTGCCCGGTGACCGATCCGCATAAGGTCAACGCTCTGGTCGCGATCGCGGGCCCCAAGGGCTACGGCCTCATGATGGTCGTGGACATTCTGTCGGGCGTGCTGCTGGGCGTGCCTGCCGGCAAGCACGTCTCCTCGATGTACCACGATCTGTCCGAGGGCCGCAACCTCGGTCACATCCACATCTGCATCGACCCGTCGCGCTTCTGCGGGCTGCAGGAGTTCAAGACGCATATGTCCGAAGTTCTGGATGAGCTGGGCGCCGTCAAGCCGGGCCCCGGATCGGACAAGGTCTACTACCCGGGCGAGCGGGCGCTTCTGCGCAAGGCCAAAGCCGACGCCGCCGGTGGCATCGAAGTCGTCGATGACATCTACGAGTATCTGAAATCCGACAAGCTCTATATCAACAGCTGGGACCACAAGAACCGTTTCGCTGAGTGA
- a CDS encoding DUF2877 domain-containing protein, whose translation MADLTTRIVGDRARVCSQLLDRLPARGSGSVLSAYSSGFNISVGEELLYMGSTDRALSCTGAAVSARERNVLRARARPGDLVTLRDRVVRVYDRLGVTEIDLSGFEPVDLSLASIRSAAIDDEARTALIRCLDELDLATTIGIARDARLREHLHRLADPDSSSAGIARGVEFLLGRGAGLTPSGDDVLMGLGVARWLQRRETRLIDAISRSGLDRTTPVSRAYLRALIAGAANENYIDLGRAVAAAQTERFGGLIKSIRAVGHTSGSDSLLGFALGWGLDVDRLLSTKPQRTHSGCRASTSDGSIASPGAFRVVRGTRMNRMCTRSGIYHLA comes from the coding sequence GTGGCCGATCTGACAACCAGAATCGTGGGAGATCGCGCGCGGGTGTGCTCCCAGCTGCTCGATCGACTGCCCGCCCGCGGCAGCGGCAGCGTGCTCAGCGCGTACTCCTCCGGATTCAACATCTCGGTCGGCGAGGAGCTCCTCTACATGGGGAGCACGGACAGGGCGCTGTCCTGCACGGGTGCTGCCGTGTCCGCACGCGAGCGAAACGTCTTGCGCGCGAGAGCTCGTCCGGGTGATCTCGTGACGCTGCGCGACCGCGTGGTGCGCGTCTACGATCGGCTCGGCGTGACCGAGATCGATCTCAGCGGGTTCGAGCCGGTTGATCTGTCGCTTGCGAGCATCAGAAGCGCCGCCATCGATGATGAAGCCCGCACGGCGCTGATTCGGTGTTTGGATGAACTCGATCTAGCCACGACGATCGGGATCGCGCGTGACGCGCGACTGCGAGAGCATCTGCATCGTCTGGCTGATCCGGATTCAAGTTCCGCTGGAATCGCCCGTGGAGTGGAGTTTCTGCTCGGGCGCGGTGCGGGCCTTACGCCGAGCGGCGATGACGTGCTGATGGGCTTGGGTGTCGCGCGCTGGCTCCAACGGCGCGAGACGCGGCTGATCGATGCGATCAGTCGATCCGGACTCGATCGGACGACCCCGGTGAGCCGCGCCTATCTGCGCGCGCTGATCGCGGGGGCGGCCAATGAGAACTACATCGATCTCGGGCGAGCCGTGGCTGCCGCTCAGACGGAGCGCTTCGGCGGATTAATCAAGTCGATTCGCGCGGTTGGCCATACCTCGGGCAGCGATAGCCTGCTCGGTTTCGCGCTCGGCTGGGGTCTGGATGTCGATCGGCTGCTTTCGACAAAACCGCAGCGCACTCACAGCGGGTGCCGTGCGAGCACCTCAGATGGTTCTATAGCGAGTCCGGGCGCATTTCGCGTCGTAAGAGGGACCCGCATGAATAGGATGTGTACGCGTTCAGGGATATACCACCTAGCATAA
- the fdrA gene encoding DUF1116 domain-containing protein: MTMLYTVVKKNSYQDSINLMLLSNKVNALDGVTKSQIMMGTDANKGIFKQSGLLTDEADAAEPGDMVVVVDTDDESVVDDVLKEADSFLADLSVKSKGQANKTVESWEEAIEELPDANLAVFSIPGEYAAPELERALDLGLNVFSFTDNIAIEDEVRLKKKAHEKGLLLMGPDCGTGIISSIPIAFTNVIRPGNIGIIGASGTGIQEVSCIIDRLGQGCVHAIGTGGRDLSEDVDAITVKDAIAALDAHAATDVLCIISKPPAPSVRDEVLDMLQKVTKPVVAIFLGERPTAHEGRVHLAHTLEETARIAVDLATDHDVKPCYVEPLAHDVTRTLGRDRTVVGLYSGGTLAAEAAMMVSEALDLGGLIKKRGFVLQHEGYDVIDLGDDVYTQGRPHPMIDPDVRIEMMRDYAGRKQTGVILFDCVLGYGAHPDMAGSLAPVITECLDAAKREGRELFFVGTVVGTRSDPQDYDRCLKVLSEAGALMEATNAQATRLALALKGISCPEPEKGTVEYKIKDDSALPEPTDALMELLDSKPRIINVGIESFNDSVRAFGGSSVQYTWKPMAGGNKRMIHLLSELRKHEEIDDENDRIIERFKQSQPFLVDVVPAKSVIPEINGKVILHAGPPIDFESMTNPMQGSCIGAVLFEEWADSEDEAVKLLRSGEVTFMPCHDVHAVGPMGGITTQNMPVLVVENRVDGTVGYCTLNEGIGKVLRFGAYSEEVIDRLRWMRDVLGPVLSQAIRHSEEGINLNVLVARAITMGDEFHQRNIAASLCLLKEVGPLITEIDVEKRKKEQVMHFLADTDQFFLNVMMAMGKSIVDYERKVQKGCIVTTMCRNGRDFAIRISGMGDQWFLAPVNTPDGLYFTGFSPEDANPDFGDSAIAETIGVGGMAMVAAPGVTRFVGAGGFEDALAISDEMERLCVTHNPAWTIPTWDFKGTCLGIDIREVVATGITPLINTGIAHKQAGVGQIGAGTVRAPLGCFERALEAYCASLGIE, translated from the coding sequence ATGACGATGCTCTACACCGTGGTAAAGAAGAACTCCTATCAGGACTCGATCAATCTGATGTTGCTCTCGAACAAGGTCAACGCTCTTGATGGAGTGACCAAAAGCCAGATCATGATGGGTACCGATGCGAACAAGGGCATATTCAAGCAATCGGGCCTGCTGACAGATGAGGCGGATGCCGCAGAGCCCGGCGACATGGTCGTCGTCGTGGACACCGATGACGAGTCCGTCGTTGATGATGTCTTGAAGGAGGCCGATTCATTTCTGGCTGATCTGTCAGTGAAGAGCAAGGGTCAGGCGAACAAGACCGTGGAATCATGGGAAGAGGCGATCGAGGAGCTTCCCGATGCGAATCTCGCAGTCTTCTCCATACCGGGCGAGTACGCCGCGCCCGAGTTGGAGCGCGCTCTCGATCTGGGGCTCAACGTCTTCTCGTTCACCGATAACATCGCGATCGAGGATGAGGTGCGTCTGAAAAAGAAAGCCCACGAGAAGGGCCTGCTGCTCATGGGTCCGGATTGCGGTACGGGCATCATCTCGAGCATTCCCATCGCATTCACGAATGTCATCCGACCGGGCAACATCGGCATCATCGGTGCGTCCGGTACCGGCATACAAGAGGTCTCCTGCATCATCGACAGGCTCGGCCAGGGCTGCGTCCATGCGATCGGCACAGGCGGGCGCGATCTCAGCGAGGATGTCGACGCCATCACCGTCAAGGACGCCATCGCCGCTCTCGACGCGCATGCCGCGACCGACGTCTTGTGCATCATCTCGAAGCCGCCGGCACCGAGCGTTCGCGATGAGGTGCTCGATATGCTGCAAAAGGTGACGAAACCAGTCGTCGCCATATTTCTCGGTGAGCGACCGACGGCGCACGAGGGCAGGGTGCATCTGGCGCACACCCTCGAGGAGACGGCGCGGATCGCCGTGGATCTCGCAACGGACCACGATGTCAAACCATGCTACGTGGAGCCGCTCGCCCATGATGTCACCCGGACGCTCGGTCGAGATCGCACGGTCGTGGGTCTCTACTCCGGAGGCACGCTCGCAGCGGAGGCGGCGATGATGGTCTCAGAGGCGCTCGATCTAGGGGGTCTGATCAAGAAGCGGGGCTTCGTGCTCCAGCACGAGGGATATGACGTGATCGATCTCGGCGACGACGTCTACACGCAGGGACGTCCGCATCCCATGATCGATCCGGATGTGCGCATCGAGATGATGCGCGACTACGCTGGCAGAAAGCAAACCGGTGTCATCCTGTTCGACTGCGTGTTGGGCTACGGCGCGCATCCGGATATGGCCGGATCCCTCGCCCCGGTCATCACGGAGTGCCTTGATGCGGCAAAGCGCGAAGGGCGCGAGCTGTTCTTCGTCGGTACGGTCGTGGGCACCCGCAGCGATCCGCAGGATTACGATCGCTGCCTCAAGGTGCTGAGCGAAGCGGGGGCCCTCATGGAGGCGACGAACGCGCAGGCGACCCGTTTGGCGCTCGCTCTCAAGGGGATCTCATGTCCGGAGCCAGAGAAGGGCACGGTGGAATACAAGATCAAAGACGACTCCGCGTTGCCCGAGCCCACCGACGCCCTCATGGAGCTACTGGATTCCAAGCCGCGCATCATAAACGTCGGCATCGAGAGCTTCAACGATTCGGTTCGCGCGTTCGGCGGCTCGTCGGTCCAATACACCTGGAAGCCCATGGCCGGCGGCAACAAGCGCATGATCCATCTTCTCAGCGAGCTTCGCAAGCACGAGGAGATCGACGATGAGAACGATCGCATCATCGAGAGATTCAAGCAATCGCAGCCGTTCCTCGTCGACGTCGTACCCGCAAAGTCCGTTATTCCCGAGATCAACGGCAAGGTGATCTTGCATGCAGGTCCCCCGATAGATTTCGAGAGCATGACAAACCCCATGCAGGGCTCCTGCATCGGAGCCGTGCTGTTCGAGGAATGGGCAGACAGCGAGGATGAGGCGGTGAAGCTGCTGAGAAGCGGCGAGGTCACGTTCATGCCGTGTCATGACGTGCACGCGGTCGGGCCGATGGGGGGCATCACGACCCAGAACATGCCGGTGCTCGTCGTCGAGAACAGGGTCGACGGCACCGTGGGCTACTGCACTCTGAACGAGGGCATCGGCAAGGTTCTTCGATTCGGTGCGTACTCCGAGGAGGTCATCGACCGCCTGCGTTGGATGCGAGACGTACTCGGTCCGGTGCTCTCCCAGGCGATCCGCCACAGCGAAGAGGGCATCAACCTGAATGTGCTCGTCGCGCGCGCTATCACGATGGGCGACGAGTTCCATCAGCGCAACATAGCGGCATCTCTGTGCCTGCTCAAGGAGGTCGGTCCTCTTATCACCGAGATCGACGTCGAAAAAAGGAAAAAAGAGCAGGTCATGCACTTCCTCGCCGATACCGATCAGTTCTTTTTGAACGTCATGATGGCTATGGGCAAGTCGATCGTCGACTACGAGCGCAAGGTTCAAAAGGGCTGCATCGTGACGACGATGTGCAGGAACGGGCGCGATTTCGCGATTCGCATATCGGGTATGGGAGACCAGTGGTTTCTCGCACCGGTCAACACGCCTGATGGCCTGTACTTCACCGGATTCTCACCTGAGGACGCGAACCCCGATTTCGGCGATTCCGCGATCGCTGAGACCATCGGCGTCGGCGGGATGGCCATGGTCGCCGCTCCGGGTGTGACGCGTTTCGTCGGCGCCGGCGGATTCGAGGATGCGCTTGCGATCTCCGACGAGATGGAGCGCCTGTGCGTCACGCATAATCCCGCTTGGACGATTCCGACTTGGGATTTCAAGGGGACGTGTCTGGGAATCGACATCAGAGAGGTGGTCGCCACCGGTATCACACCGCTCATCAACACGGGCATCGCGCACAAGCAGGCGGGCGTCGGCCAGATCGGCGCCGGAACCGTGCGCGCGCCGCTGGGCTGCTTCGAGCGCGCCCTCGAGGCGTACTGCGCCTCCCTCGGTATCGAGTAG
- the allC gene encoding allantoate deiminase yields MSVTENEIVENVEWLAKNGADPAGGMTRLLFTKEWLAAQLALKQRFEEAGMVASFDEVGNLYGTYSGTDGSEDIIMTGSHVDTVIQGGKYDGALGVIGGFLAVKHLVEEYGRPKKNLTVISMAEEEGSRFPFVFWGSKNLVGSVPASEIADVVDPEGISFADAMRDCGFSLRTSPTSAADHMKAFVELHIEQGNTLEMEDIPVGVVNAIVGQRRYNITLKGEANHAGTTRMCYRHDVIQVFAEIVNRSLGKAVDEGDPLVLTFGHIEVVPNTVNVVPGDAMFTMDCRHTDRAALVRFTEQIEADMAEIAAEHGVEIEIDRWMDADPVPMDPAIVKCVESACKEVGVRYRVMHSGAGHDSQIIAPHIPTGMVFVRSVKGISHSPEEYTEPADLKEGIRTLGAALHALAY; encoded by the coding sequence ATGAGCGTGACGGAAAACGAAATCGTGGAAAATGTCGAATGGCTTGCTAAAAACGGTGCCGACCCTGCAGGAGGGATGACCAGACTGTTGTTCACCAAGGAGTGGCTCGCCGCGCAGCTCGCTTTGAAGCAGCGTTTCGAAGAGGCCGGAATGGTCGCTTCCTTTGACGAGGTCGGCAACCTGTATGGCACCTATTCGGGCACCGACGGCAGCGAGGACATCATCATGACCGGTTCGCATGTGGACACGGTCATCCAAGGCGGCAAGTACGATGGCGCGCTCGGTGTCATCGGCGGCTTTCTGGCCGTCAAGCACCTGGTTGAGGAATACGGTCGGCCGAAGAAGAATCTCACCGTCATATCCATGGCTGAGGAGGAGGGAAGCCGCTTCCCATTCGTGTTCTGGGGCAGCAAGAATCTCGTCGGTAGCGTGCCCGCCTCCGAGATCGCGGACGTGGTCGACCCGGAGGGCATCTCGTTTGCCGATGCGATGCGAGACTGCGGCTTCTCTTTACGGACCTCACCGACGTCTGCCGCCGATCATATGAAGGCGTTCGTCGAACTGCATATCGAGCAGGGCAACACCCTTGAGATGGAAGACATCCCCGTGGGAGTGGTCAACGCCATCGTGGGCCAGCGGCGCTACAACATCACGCTCAAAGGCGAGGCCAACCATGCCGGAACGACGCGCATGTGCTATCGTCACGATGTCATCCAGGTCTTCGCCGAGATCGTGAACCGATCCCTTGGCAAGGCTGTCGACGAAGGGGATCCGCTCGTGCTCACCTTCGGTCACATCGAAGTCGTACCCAACACCGTCAACGTCGTCCCCGGAGACGCGATGTTCACGATGGATTGCCGTCACACCGATCGAGCCGCGCTCGTGCGCTTCACCGAGCAGATCGAGGCCGACATGGCCGAGATCGCCGCCGAGCACGGCGTCGAGATCGAAATCGACCGTTGGATGGATGCGGACCCCGTCCCCATGGATCCGGCTATCGTCAAATGCGTCGAGAGCGCCTGCAAGGAGGTAGGGGTGCGCTATCGCGTCATGCACTCCGGAGCCGGTCATGACTCTCAGATCATCGCTCCGCACATCCCGACCGGCATGGTCTTCGTGAGAAGCGTGAAAGGCATCAGCCATAGCCCCGAGGAGTACACCGAGCCGGCCGACCTCAAAGAGGGAATCCGCACCCTGGGCGCCGCATTGCACGCGCTCGCCTATTAG
- the allW gene encoding allantoin permease yields MGTDGKDCRISEEELARYRDRGYNDDLLPKSAEKRNMSSINYFTLWMGSVHNIPNYAAVGGFLFLGLSPVNVMIALVISALLVSLFMASNGEAGSRYGIPFAMHLRSTYGNLGAKAPGIIRGVIVAIAWFGLQNYTGSLALTIIISKVWPGFLSLGGGATILGISVPGLISFTIFWLLNVAIGLGGGGILNKFTGILSPVIYIVIFGMTAWAIWAAGGLAPIFAYSQGEAGSVNPAFIYLMIFSSVLAVWAAPGASVSDFTQNAESTRSQQIGQSAGLIVGYMIFAFCSVVILLGSSIAFNVQEWDITKLINRWDSLPAVIFATLLFLFTTISTNATGNIIPAAYQLSALFPKRVTYKKGVIIASIVSFAIMPWNLMANSASIYEFLNFVGAFLGPVAGVMIAHYYFVTRRTIDLNALYMDVSRKDSTNPYAGIRWEAIFATLAGLVISYAGKIIPALKSLTDISWIVGFASALIIYTIIMKVAARRAGQSRFSETR; encoded by the coding sequence GTGGGCACCGATGGGAAGGATTGCCGGATCTCCGAGGAGGAGCTGGCAAGGTATCGTGATCGCGGCTACAACGACGATCTGCTGCCGAAGTCCGCCGAAAAGCGCAATATGAGCTCTATCAACTACTTCACGCTGTGGATGGGCTCGGTTCACAACATCCCGAATTACGCAGCGGTCGGCGGTTTCTTGTTTTTGGGGCTGTCCCCTGTGAACGTTATGATCGCACTCGTCATATCCGCCCTGCTCGTATCTCTGTTCATGGCGTCGAACGGTGAAGCGGGATCGCGCTACGGCATCCCGTTCGCCATGCACCTGAGATCCACCTACGGAAATCTCGGAGCGAAAGCGCCCGGCATCATTCGAGGTGTCATCGTGGCCATCGCCTGGTTCGGCCTTCAGAACTACACGGGATCGCTCGCGCTCACGATTATCATCAGCAAGGTGTGGCCGGGCTTCCTTTCTCTCGGCGGAGGGGCGACCATACTGGGCATCAGCGTTCCCGGTCTCATCTCGTTCACGATCTTCTGGCTGCTGAACGTCGCGATCGGCCTCGGCGGGGGCGGCATCCTGAATAAGTTCACCGGCATACTCTCGCCTGTCATCTACATCGTCATCTTCGGCATGACCGCGTGGGCCATCTGGGCGGCCGGCGGGCTCGCCCCCATCTTCGCCTACAGCCAAGGAGAAGCCGGCTCTGTCAATCCGGCGTTCATCTACCTCATGATATTCAGCTCGGTGCTCGCGGTCTGGGCCGCACCCGGGGCGAGCGTTTCGGATTTCACGCAGAATGCCGAATCGACCAGATCTCAGCAGATCGGTCAGTCGGCGGGTCTCATCGTGGGTTATATGATCTTCGCGTTCTGCAGCGTCGTCATATTGCTCGGATCATCTATCGCCTTCAATGTGCAGGAGTGGGACATCACGAAGCTGATAAACCGGTGGGACAGCCTGCCGGCTGTCATCTTCGCCACGCTGCTGTTCCTGTTCACGACGATCTCCACCAACGCAACCGGCAACATCATCCCGGCTGCCTACCAGCTCTCGGCGCTGTTCCCGAAGCGCGTCACCTATAAGAAGGGTGTCATCATCGCGAGCATCGTGAGCTTTGCGATCATGCCGTGGAACCTCATGGCGAACTCTGCGAGCATCTACGAGTTCCTGAACTTCGTGGGCGCGTTTCTGGGTCCGGTCGCAGGCGTCATGATCGCGCACTATTACTTCGTCACGAGGCGAACCATCGACTTGAATGCGCTGTATATGGACGTCTCGCGCAAAGATTCGACCAACCCCTATGCCGGCATCAGGTGGGAGGCGATCTTCGCCACCCTCGCCGGTCTCGTGATATCCTATGCGGGCAAAATCATCCCGGCGCTCAAGTCGCTGACCGATATCTCCTGGATCGTGGGATTCGCCTCGGCGCTCATCATCTATACCATCATCATGAAGGTCGCCGCCCGACGAGCGGGCCAGTCACGGTTTTCGGAGACCCGATGA
- the allB gene encoding allantoinase AllB produces MSNDLVIKGGLVILEGGEMTCDIAIKDGRISGIGDDLEGTKTIDATGLVVSPGMIDGHAHITDPGGGIRDGWEGYSTGTAACAKGGITSIVEMPLNQIPATTDGERLKIKEAAGSGKLRVDVASLGGLTPYNLDGGIQELDQGGVVGYKAFLATCGDPNIEGDFQNVDDYSLYEGMRQIAETGKVLDLHCENAAITDRLGEIAKEQGKKTLADYVATRPVFTELEAVRRAIFFAKLTGCRVNICHCTCKEAVDEVARARAEGFDITCETCPHYLYFTTDDLDAIGNITKCSPPIRDAAQRDALWERVENGLISFVVSDHSPCTPDLKAGDNAFTAWGGIAGIQNCVDVMFDEMVQKRHLPMTLFAKVMSTNVADRFGLTEKGRIEVGRDADLVLIEPNAPYTLKAEDLEYKNKVSPYVGKTIGAQVAATILRGETTYSRKRGLAGDCPGTFLKK; encoded by the coding sequence ATGAGCAATGATCTCGTTATCAAAGGCGGCCTTGTCATACTTGAAGGCGGGGAGATGACCTGCGACATCGCCATCAAAGACGGCAGGATCTCAGGCATCGGCGACGACCTTGAGGGAACCAAGACCATCGACGCGACCGGGCTCGTCGTGAGCCCCGGCATGATCGACGGTCATGCGCACATCACCGATCCGGGCGGCGGCATCCGCGACGGCTGGGAGGGCTACTCCACCGGCACCGCAGCCTGCGCCAAGGGAGGCATCACCTCGATCGTCGAGATGCCGCTGAATCAGATCCCGGCGACGACCGACGGCGAGCGTCTGAAGATCAAGGAGGCGGCCGGCAGCGGCAAGCTGCGCGTCGATGTCGCCTCGCTCGGCGGGCTCACCCCGTACAACCTCGACGGCGGCATCCAAGAGCTCGATCAGGGCGGCGTGGTCGGCTACAAGGCGTTTCTGGCCACCTGCGGCGACCCGAACATCGAGGGCGACTTCCAAAACGTCGACGACTACTCCTTGTACGAGGGCATGCGCCAGATCGCCGAGACCGGCAAGGTTCTGGACCTCCACTGCGAAAACGCCGCCATCACCGATCGGCTCGGCGAGATCGCCAAGGAGCAGGGCAAAAAGACGCTGGCGGACTACGTCGCGACCCGACCGGTCTTCACCGAGCTCGAGGCTGTGCGCCGTGCGATCTTCTTCGCCAAGCTCACGGGCTGCCGCGTGAACATCTGCCACTGCACCTGCAAGGAGGCCGTGGACGAGGTCGCTCGCGCGCGGGCGGAGGGCTTCGACATCACCTGCGAGACCTGCCCGCACTATCTCTACTTCACAACCGACGACCTCGACGCCATCGGCAACATCACGAAATGCTCTCCTCCCATCCGAGATGCGGCGCAGCGAGACGCGCTGTGGGAGCGCGTGGAGAACGGACTCATCAGCTTCGTCGTCTCCGACCACTCGCCGTGCACGCCCGATCTCAAGGCCGGCGACAACGCGTTCACGGCATGGGGCGGCATCGCAGGAATCCAGAACTGCGTCGATGTCATGTTCGATGAGATGGTCCAGAAGCGTCATCTGCCGATGACGCTGTTCGCCAAGGTCATGTCCACCAATGTCGCGGATCGCTTCGGCCTCACGGAAAAGGGCCGCATCGAGGTCGGCCGCGACGCGGATCTCGTGCTCATCGAGCCGAACGCGCCCTACACGCTCAAGGCGGAGGATCTCGAGTACAAAAACAAGGTCAGCCCCTATGTCGGCAAGACGATCGGTGCCCAGGTCGCCGCGACGATCCTGCGCGGCGAAACGACCTACAGCAGGAAGCGGGGGCTCGCCGGCGACTGCCCAGGGACGTTCCTCAAGAAGTGA